In Sutterella faecalis, a genomic segment contains:
- a CDS encoding segregation and condensation protein A gives MTEAPSSNPDPNHKAPAGEEPRPGARVVARLYGEPMTELPEGLYIPPDALEVVLDRFEGPLDLLLWLIRSQKFDVMDIPMTKLTEQYMAYVELIRRSNLELASAYLVMSATLMSIKSRMLLPKRPDASEGEEAEDPRAELMRRLLEYERMREAAKLLDELPRLDRDFLVPAGGFFDVPVKDLPVITPAELSLAWEAVEADAALSANHHVTREELSVREHMTGILKILQGKDYVRLTDLMGDEADQPQLTVWLLASLELAKVFLIQIQQAESYSPVYLRNDDRAFMVYEEAPSTDKEKTPEELEAEWKEFFEGIQMPGTQGTLF, from the coding sequence ATGACAGAAGCTCCTTCATCGAATCCGGATCCGAACCACAAGGCACCTGCGGGAGAAGAACCCCGCCCGGGCGCACGGGTCGTTGCGCGCCTCTACGGCGAACCGATGACGGAGCTCCCCGAGGGACTCTATATTCCTCCCGACGCGCTCGAAGTCGTTCTTGACCGGTTCGAGGGGCCGCTCGATCTTCTCCTCTGGCTCATCCGCAGCCAGAAGTTCGACGTCATGGATATTCCGATGACCAAGCTCACGGAACAGTACATGGCTTATGTGGAACTCATCCGCCGCTCGAATCTGGAACTGGCATCCGCTTATCTCGTGATGTCGGCGACGCTCATGTCGATCAAGAGCCGGATGCTCCTTCCCAAACGCCCTGATGCGAGCGAAGGCGAGGAAGCTGAGGATCCGAGAGCCGAGCTCATGAGGAGGCTTCTCGAATACGAACGCATGCGGGAAGCGGCAAAGCTTCTCGATGAGCTCCCGCGACTCGACCGGGATTTTCTCGTTCCGGCGGGGGGCTTTTTTGACGTTCCCGTGAAGGACCTTCCCGTTATTACGCCCGCTGAGCTTTCGCTCGCCTGGGAAGCCGTGGAAGCCGATGCCGCGCTCTCGGCGAACCACCACGTGACGCGCGAAGAACTCTCAGTGCGCGAGCACATGACGGGGATTCTGAAGATTCTTCAGGGCAAGGACTATGTTCGCCTCACGGACCTGATGGGCGATGAGGCGGATCAGCCGCAGCTTACGGTCTGGCTTCTGGCTTCGCTCGAGCTCGCAAAGGTTTTTCTCATTCAGATCCAGCAGGCGGAGTCCTACAGCCCCGTGTATCTGAGAAACGACGACCGGGCATTCATGGTCTATGAGGAAGCGCCGTCAACTGATAAGGAAAAGACGCCCGAGGAACTCGAAGCTGAATGGAAGGAGTTTTTTGAGGGCATTCAGATGCCCGGCACGCAGGGCACGCTCTTCTAA
- a CDS encoding energy transducer TonB, whose protein sequence is MKTSPSQQKKKDTERTVQSFLLACCVYAPLLWVMFWSAPALTYKPSGQVASVSLSFAQLSGGGAPQEEVAPEPQPEAAPEPEPEPPQPEPEPEPEAPPPEPEPIPEPEPEPEPEPQPEPEPEPEPEPVPEPEPQPEPPKPEPKPEPKPEPPKPKPVKKEVVKPVEKPKPRPEKRVERPKPERPHRVETARKADAPQPAAAPAAIAPGPAAQPAGAQTAHAENGISTLVYGEIDDPFLTEVKRAVEESLHYPRKARMFRIEGTAIVQFIVNPSGKLTELRIFKSAGHPLLDKAAMRAVADAESRWSHPKGTVRLRFPIQFQLKG, encoded by the coding sequence ATGAAAACTTCACCATCGCAACAGAAAAAGAAGGACACTGAACGCACCGTTCAGTCGTTTCTTCTCGCGTGCTGCGTCTACGCGCCGCTCCTCTGGGTGATGTTCTGGAGTGCGCCGGCGCTTACCTATAAGCCTTCGGGACAGGTGGCGTCGGTGTCGCTTTCGTTCGCGCAGCTTTCCGGGGGCGGAGCGCCTCAGGAAGAGGTCGCTCCCGAACCGCAGCCTGAAGCTGCGCCTGAACCGGAGCCGGAACCGCCGCAACCGGAACCCGAACCGGAGCCCGAGGCCCCGCCGCCGGAGCCTGAGCCCATTCCAGAGCCGGAACCCGAACCTGAACCGGAACCGCAGCCCGAGCCGGAACCAGAACCGGAGCCCGAGCCTGTCCCGGAACCTGAACCTCAGCCGGAACCGCCGAAACCAGAACCCAAGCCTGAGCCGAAACCTGAACCGCCTAAGCCGAAGCCCGTCAAAAAGGAAGTGGTGAAGCCGGTTGAGAAACCGAAGCCCAGGCCTGAAAAGCGGGTTGAAAGGCCGAAGCCTGAGCGGCCGCATCGTGTTGAGACCGCAAGGAAAGCCGATGCGCCGCAGCCTGCTGCAGCGCCCGCGGCAATTGCGCCGGGGCCGGCAGCACAGCCGGCCGGCGCTCAGACTGCACATGCAGAGAACGGCATCTCCACTTTGGTTTACGGTGAAATAGATGATCCGTTCCTGACCGAAGTGAAGCGCGCGGTGGAGGAATCGCTCCACTATCCGCGCAAGGCCAGAATGTTCCGCATCGAGGGCACTGCCATCGTGCAGTTCATCGTCAATCCGAGCGGAAAGCTGACCGAACTCAGGATTTTCAAGTCCGCGGGTCATCCGCTTCTCGACAAGGCCGCAATGCGTGCCGTGGCGGATGCTGAATCGCGCTGGAGCCATCCGAAGGGGACCGTGCGTTTGCGCTTCCCGATTCAGTTCCAGCTGAAAGGCTGA
- the exbD gene encoding TonB system transport protein ExbD, producing MIEIPKKEPLNIVPFIDIMLVLLAMVLSISTFIAKGEIQINLPKSKTAASPQQADQHPKLVQVDAAGDFFWDGEKMSIDDLNDVIANMPREQRVLLRIDKESKFDRFIQVIDLFKANNHENFTIATEKEGH from the coding sequence ATGATTGAGATCCCGAAAAAGGAGCCTCTCAACATTGTTCCCTTCATCGACATCATGCTTGTGCTCCTGGCAATGGTGCTGTCGATTTCCACTTTTATCGCCAAGGGTGAAATCCAGATCAATCTGCCGAAGTCGAAGACTGCGGCTTCTCCTCAGCAGGCCGATCAGCATCCGAAGCTCGTGCAGGTGGATGCTGCAGGCGACTTCTTCTGGGACGGCGAAAAGATGTCGATCGACGACCTGAACGACGTGATCGCCAACATGCCGCGCGAGCAGCGCGTTCTTCTGCGCATCGACAAGGAGTCGAAGTTCGACCGCTTCATTCAGGTGATTGACCTCTTCAAGGCGAATAACCATGAAAACTTCACCATCGCAACAGAAAAAGAAGGACACTGA
- the exbB gene encoding TonB-system energizer ExbB produces the protein MEFLKESVDYAIFAILGLMGFITIWLTIERLMFMKKCRPSDYETKDEYDEALTNNLTTLYIIYSNAPYVGLLGTVIGIMITFYDMGQSGNINASDIMTGLSLALKATALGLTVAIPTLIIYNGLQRKINVLSSRWKSAEGEQ, from the coding sequence ATGGAATTCCTCAAGGAAAGCGTTGACTACGCGATCTTCGCCATTTTGGGGCTGATGGGCTTCATCACGATCTGGCTCACGATTGAACGCCTGATGTTCATGAAGAAGTGCCGTCCTTCGGACTATGAAACGAAGGATGAGTACGACGAAGCGCTCACCAACAACCTGACTACCCTCTATATCATCTATTCCAATGCGCCGTATGTGGGTCTTCTCGGCACCGTAATCGGCATCATGATCACTTTCTACGACATGGGCCAGTCCGGGAACATCAATGCGTCCGACATCATGACGGGTCTGTCGCTCGCGCTGAAGGCGACGGCGCTCGGTCTCACGGTCGCGATCCCGACCCTCATTATCTACAACGGCCTCCAGCGCAAGATCAACGTGCTTTCGTCGCGCTGGAAGAGTGCTGAAGGGGAGCAGTAA
- a CDS encoding TonB-dependent receptor domain-containing protein: MNYNRKALVMLPLAMAVSAAFAADDDYTTLDTSVVSAAGYAQDTREAPASVSVITEKELATKPVTDLGSAIGDVPGVDISTDKMGASEISIRGFDTSYTLILVDGRKQNTSGSMVENGFDPGRVFMPPVGAIERIEVIRGPASTVWGSDAVGGVVNIITKKHPDKFTGSISVERTQFDDDDSYGNRWGTSAYLGVPIKEDTLSLQLRAKYLGRDASGLKKPDATSGNPYATHSPTDGFAGNVGARLNMTLNSSNDVYIDGDYTRYKGGAMNTSKRGIQTYRWWNKYNAVIGHQGRYDIGTLDSYFQYNALEQVKTRTSAGGGTGPWTEQTGSPMKASRSYSFNTKLTSPLDFGANGNLMLSTGLAGEYETFEDNTATDQPSGKLELDQTILSAFAEGEYFINEEWIATLGGRLHWSDVFGAHFSPRAYLVYKPMELISFKGGVANGYAPPAIKKLYDGAYSNGDPKAYGNPDLKPEESWSYELSTTLQVPSAFNLTLGVFWTDFKNQLDTEIINANDDTRDINHGKVRSKGVEVLLNTASFYGFRFSGGYTYTNAEIRDGDLTQRPGNWPASKRPNSLPRHSLTARLDYDYQTFNAYVKTTSKFDSENQNTRGGPDLDKFKNYTVLDIGASYVWAKHHTFAVALNNVTDVGLEWVPNSNHDGYANAYRDYLDGRNLWLSYTYSF, translated from the coding sequence ATGAACTACAACCGCAAAGCGCTCGTCATGCTGCCGCTTGCGATGGCTGTGTCTGCCGCCTTCGCTGCTGATGACGACTACACCACTCTTGATACTTCCGTTGTTTCCGCTGCCGGCTATGCGCAGGACACGCGCGAAGCGCCCGCGAGCGTCTCCGTGATTACGGAAAAGGAACTTGCAACGAAGCCGGTGACGGACCTGGGCTCCGCTATCGGTGACGTTCCGGGTGTGGATATCTCCACCGATAAAATGGGAGCCTCTGAAATTTCTATTCGAGGGTTTGACACCTCCTATACGCTGATTCTCGTTGACGGCCGCAAGCAGAATACCTCCGGCAGTATGGTTGAGAATGGGTTCGATCCGGGGCGTGTCTTTATGCCGCCTGTGGGTGCCATCGAACGCATTGAAGTGATCCGAGGCCCTGCGTCCACGGTCTGGGGCTCAGACGCGGTGGGCGGCGTTGTGAACATCATCACAAAAAAGCATCCGGATAAGTTCACGGGGTCGATCTCAGTTGAACGTACGCAGTTTGATGATGACGACAGTTACGGCAACCGTTGGGGCACGAGCGCCTATCTCGGCGTGCCGATTAAGGAAGATACCCTGTCGCTCCAGTTGCGCGCTAAATATCTGGGTCGTGATGCATCAGGTCTTAAAAAGCCGGACGCTACCTCTGGCAACCCGTATGCCACGCATTCACCGACGGATGGATTTGCCGGCAATGTCGGGGCACGACTCAATATGACGCTGAATTCATCGAACGATGTCTATATTGATGGCGACTATACCCGGTATAAAGGCGGGGCTATGAATACATCGAAGAGGGGCATTCAGACGTATAGATGGTGGAATAAGTACAACGCCGTAATCGGGCATCAAGGCAGGTACGACATTGGAACCCTTGACAGCTATTTTCAGTACAACGCGCTTGAACAGGTAAAGACGCGTACTAGTGCTGGTGGTGGCACGGGGCCTTGGACGGAACAAACGGGGAGCCCCATGAAGGCTAGCAGAAGTTATTCCTTCAACACTAAGCTGACGTCTCCGCTTGATTTCGGCGCAAATGGGAATCTGATGCTGTCAACAGGGCTGGCCGGCGAGTATGAAACTTTTGAGGACAATACTGCCACCGATCAGCCTAGCGGTAAGCTGGAACTGGATCAGACGATTCTTTCAGCTTTTGCGGAAGGCGAATATTTCATTAATGAGGAATGGATCGCGACGCTTGGTGGGCGTCTCCACTGGAGCGATGTTTTTGGAGCTCATTTCTCTCCCCGAGCCTACCTCGTTTATAAGCCTATGGAGCTCATCAGTTTCAAAGGCGGTGTTGCAAACGGATATGCTCCCCCTGCAATTAAAAAGCTCTATGACGGCGCGTACAGTAATGGTGATCCTAAGGCGTATGGTAACCCAGATCTGAAACCGGAAGAAAGTTGGAGTTATGAACTCTCCACGACGCTGCAGGTCCCGAGCGCCTTTAATCTGACACTCGGTGTTTTCTGGACGGATTTTAAGAATCAGCTGGATACGGAAATTATCAACGCCAACGACGATACCCGGGATATCAATCACGGCAAGGTGCGTTCGAAGGGTGTAGAGGTCCTTCTTAATACGGCATCGTTCTATGGTTTCCGGTTCTCGGGAGGCTATACCTATACGAATGCTGAAATTCGTGATGGTGATCTGACGCAGCGTCCTGGCAACTGGCCTGCCAGCAAGCGCCCCAATAGCTTGCCGCGTCATTCGCTTACGGCACGTCTCGATTACGACTACCAGACCTTCAATGCGTATGTCAAGACGACGTCGAAGTTTGATTCAGAGAATCAAAACACTAGGGGCGGTCCCGATCTCGACAAGTTCAAGAACTACACGGTATTGGATATTGGTGCGTCGTACGTCTGGGCGAAACACCATACGTTTGCGGTCGCACTTAACAACGTCACGGATGTGGGGCTCGAGTGGGTGCCCAATTCCAATCATGACGGCTATGCCAATGCCTATCGCGACTACCTTGACGGCCGCAATCTTTGGCTCTCCTACACCTACTCTTTCTGA
- a CDS encoding ABC transporter permease has protein sequence MPRSTAILLTLTFIVGLLSLLVGAADVTFSSLLSGDAESLELLLISRLPRLLAILCTGAGMSIAGLIMQQLCANKFVSPTTGATISSAQFGILIALLFMPDSTIWSRAAFAFAAAIIGTWIFVWFILRMPMKDPVMVPLVGIMFGNVIGGITSFLAFRFDMTQALSTWLVGHFSLVLRGNYELVYLVVPLIAIAWIYAKWFNIVGMGRDFSKNLGVNYTFVLFSGLSIAAMITASIVTVVGSISYIGLIVPNLVAIFKGDDLRSTLADTALFGALFVLCCDLIGRLIILPYELPIELIIGTLGSLIFIVLIFYRLRFGRRSLNKDLLMKLFGFEKKTPVCTSINGGTR, from the coding sequence ATGCCCAGATCAACCGCCATCCTTCTGACGCTTACGTTCATCGTCGGTCTCCTGTCGCTTCTTGTCGGCGCCGCAGACGTAACGTTCTCGTCGCTCCTTTCGGGAGACGCCGAAAGCCTTGAGCTTCTTCTGATTTCCCGCTTGCCGAGGCTTCTTGCAATCCTCTGCACGGGGGCCGGCATGAGCATTGCCGGCCTCATCATGCAGCAGCTCTGCGCTAACAAATTCGTTTCCCCGACCACCGGCGCCACGATTTCGTCGGCGCAGTTCGGGATCCTCATCGCGCTCCTCTTCATGCCGGATTCCACGATCTGGTCGCGCGCTGCATTTGCCTTTGCGGCAGCGATCATCGGCACCTGGATCTTCGTCTGGTTCATTTTGAGAATGCCGATGAAGGACCCGGTCATGGTGCCTCTCGTCGGCATCATGTTCGGCAACGTCATCGGCGGCATCACGAGTTTTCTGGCCTTTCGCTTCGACATGACCCAGGCGCTCTCGACCTGGCTGGTCGGCCATTTTTCCCTTGTGCTCCGAGGCAACTACGAACTCGTCTACCTCGTTGTGCCCCTGATCGCCATTGCGTGGATTTACGCCAAGTGGTTCAACATCGTCGGCATGGGACGGGACTTCTCGAAGAACTTAGGCGTCAACTACACCTTCGTTCTCTTTTCGGGGCTTTCAATCGCCGCGATGATCACGGCTTCCATCGTAACCGTCGTCGGGAGCATTTCCTACATCGGCCTCATCGTTCCCAATCTCGTCGCGATCTTCAAGGGCGACGACCTGCGCTCCACGCTCGCCGATACGGCGCTCTTCGGCGCGCTCTTCGTGCTTTGCTGCGACCTGATCGGGCGTCTCATCATCCTGCCCTACGAGCTTCCGATCGAACTCATTATCGGCACGCTCGGGAGCCTCATCTTCATCGTGCTCATCTTCTACCGCCTGCGCTTCGGCCGCCGGTCGCTCAACAAGGACCTGCTCATGAAGCTTTTCGGCTTTGAGAAGAAAACGCCGGTCTGCACCTCGATCAATGGAGGCACCCGATGA
- a CDS encoding iron chelate uptake ABC transporter family permease subunit — protein MIASASSSFSSPRLKKLALAMMVLVALTLVAAALYQFAFVNPKFFSYAMELRAPRLIVMLTAGFSISAAAIVFQTIIRNNIVTPCLLGMNSLYLLIHTAVVFFFGSGSQFATNPVMAFAVDIVLMGVIATFIYYSIFKKTGGNVLYVLLIGTVLSTFFSSMQNSLTRIMDPNEYDALLNTLVASFTNVNMACIIPGILILILIALWLKKDIAILDIISLGRDQAISLGVDYERVLRRLMVGVALYIAVATALVGPLSFLGLITANVARQVFTTYRHTYLIAGAGFVGMLILCAGQFAVEHIMVYSVPVSVFVTIGGGLYFLYLILTQK, from the coding sequence ATGATTGCTTCGGCTTCCTCGTCCTTCTCGTCGCCGCGTCTGAAGAAGCTCGCGCTCGCGATGATGGTGCTTGTTGCACTCACGCTTGTCGCCGCGGCGCTCTACCAGTTTGCCTTCGTTAATCCGAAGTTCTTCAGCTACGCGATGGAGCTGCGCGCACCGCGCCTCATCGTGATGCTCACAGCCGGCTTCTCGATTTCCGCCGCGGCGATCGTCTTTCAGACCATCATCCGCAACAACATCGTGACGCCGTGCCTTCTCGGCATGAATTCGCTCTATCTGCTGATTCATACCGCCGTCGTCTTCTTCTTTGGTTCGGGCAGTCAGTTCGCAACAAACCCGGTGATGGCTTTTGCCGTGGACATCGTCCTCATGGGCGTGATCGCGACCTTCATCTACTACTCGATCTTCAAAAAGACCGGCGGGAACGTTCTTTACGTGCTCCTCATCGGCACGGTGCTCTCGACCTTCTTCTCGAGCATGCAGAATTCGCTCACGCGCATCATGGATCCCAATGAATACGATGCGCTCCTCAATACGCTCGTGGCGAGCTTCACGAACGTCAACATGGCCTGCATCATCCCCGGGATCCTCATCCTCATTCTCATTGCGCTCTGGCTCAAAAAGGACATTGCGATCCTCGACATCATCAGCCTCGGACGCGATCAGGCGATCAGCCTGGGCGTCGACTACGAACGCGTCCTGAGGCGCCTCATGGTCGGCGTCGCGCTCTACATCGCCGTCGCCACGGCGCTCGTCGGACCGCTCTCCTTCCTCGGCCTCATCACCGCCAACGTCGCGCGTCAGGTCTTCACGACCTACCGCCACACCTACCTCATTGCCGGCGCCGGCTTTGTCGGAATGCTCATTCTTTGCGCCGGCCAGTTCGCTGTCGAGCACATCATGGTCTACAGCGTTCCCGTGAGCGTCTTCGTCACGATCGGCGGCGGCCTCTACTTCCTCTACCTCATCCTCACGCAGAAATAA
- a CDS encoding iron ABC transporter ATP-binding protein: MLTIRNLRKTYEDATVVDDVSLDLPHGKVISMIGPNGAGKSTVLGMISRLVAKSSGAVEFQGKDLEKWESRELAKHLAILTQANNVQMKLTVRELVAFGRFPHSGSNLSQKDWEIVDRSISYMELEDFAERFIDEMSGGQRQRAFIAMVLAQDTEYVLLDEPTNNLDIYHATQMMKLVRRLCDELGKTVILVLHEINLAAFYSDYICAFKNGKIAAWGTVNEVMTPEQLKLIYGVDFQIHEIDGRPLAIFH, translated from the coding sequence ATGCTCACCATCAGGAATCTCCGCAAGACCTACGAAGATGCGACGGTCGTCGACGACGTCTCGCTTGACCTCCCGCATGGAAAAGTTATTTCCATGATCGGTCCCAACGGTGCGGGCAAATCCACCGTGCTCGGCATGATTTCTCGCCTGGTTGCAAAAAGTTCGGGCGCCGTTGAGTTTCAGGGCAAGGACCTCGAGAAATGGGAAAGCCGGGAGCTCGCGAAGCACCTTGCCATTCTCACCCAGGCCAACAACGTGCAGATGAAGCTCACGGTCCGCGAACTCGTCGCCTTCGGCCGATTCCCGCACTCGGGCTCGAACCTGAGCCAAAAGGACTGGGAGATTGTCGACCGCTCGATCAGCTACATGGAGCTCGAGGACTTTGCCGAACGCTTCATCGACGAAATGTCGGGCGGTCAGCGCCAGCGAGCCTTCATCGCCATGGTGCTCGCGCAGGACACCGAATACGTGCTCCTTGACGAACCGACCAACAACCTCGACATCTATCACGCCACGCAGATGATGAAGCTCGTGCGCAGGCTTTGCGACGAACTCGGAAAAACCGTGATTCTCGTGCTTCACGAAATCAATCTCGCCGCTTTTTATTCCGACTACATCTGCGCCTTCAAAAACGGAAAGATCGCCGCCTGGGGGACCGTGAACGAGGTGATGACGCCCGAGCAGCTCAAGCTCATCTACGGGGTCGACTTCCAGATTCACGAGATCGACGGCCGTCCGCTCGCGATCTTTCACTAA
- a CDS encoding siderophore ABC transporter substrate-binding protein, with protein MPMLFTRRTLGVAALSAVSLALLPTSPAFGAETVEVNSLNGKNQPVKVTVPKDPKRIAIADYAVLDTLDHWGLAKDRIVAITQTTALPYLPQYFKKSSKVRNIGTLKEIDFEGLMAAEPDVIFISGRLQKKYDELSKIAPVVYMTIDRTKGTFESFADNHMNLAKIFGKESEAKADIAHFQGRIEKIRAASEGKTAIVSLVTSSHVNLLGSQARCAIISNEFGFKNVAQDANANHGNEASFELLLKLNPDYFFVLDRDSAIARPGAKLAQDVLKNEIVDRTKAKKEGHIVYLSPAAWYLAEGGYTSLEIQFKDVEKALGLAQ; from the coding sequence ATGCCCATGCTTTTCACCCGCCGCACGCTCGGCGTCGCCGCGCTCTCTGCGGTTTCGCTCGCGCTCCTTCCGACTTCACCCGCCTTCGGCGCCGAAACGGTTGAAGTCAATTCCCTCAACGGCAAGAACCAGCCCGTCAAGGTAACGGTTCCCAAAGATCCTAAGCGCATCGCCATCGCCGATTACGCCGTTCTCGACACGCTCGACCACTGGGGACTGGCAAAGGACCGCATCGTCGCGATCACGCAGACGACCGCGCTTCCCTATCTGCCGCAATACTTCAAAAAGTCTTCGAAGGTAAGAAACATCGGCACCCTGAAGGAAATCGACTTCGAGGGCCTCATGGCCGCTGAACCGGACGTCATCTTCATTTCCGGGCGCCTCCAGAAGAAGTACGACGAGCTTTCCAAAATTGCTCCCGTCGTCTACATGACGATCGACCGCACGAAAGGCACCTTCGAGAGCTTTGCGGACAATCACATGAACCTTGCGAAGATCTTCGGGAAGGAATCCGAGGCCAAGGCCGATATTGCGCACTTCCAGGGACGCATTGAAAAAATCCGCGCGGCTTCTGAAGGCAAGACTGCCATCGTGAGTCTCGTCACGAGCAGCCACGTGAACCTTCTCGGCAGCCAGGCGCGCTGCGCCATCATCAGCAATGAATTCGGCTTCAAGAACGTTGCTCAGGACGCCAACGCCAACCACGGCAACGAAGCTTCGTTCGAACTTCTCCTCAAGCTCAATCCCGACTATTTCTTCGTTCTTGACCGCGACTCCGCCATCGCCCGCCCGGGTGCGAAGCTCGCTCAGGACGTGCTGAAGAACGAAATCGTCGACCGCACGAAGGCTAAGAAGGAAGGCCATATCGTCTACCTCTCTCCGGCTGCCTGGTACCTCGCCGAAGGCGGCTACACCTCGCTCGAAATCCAGTTTAAGGATGTCGAAAAAGCCCTCGGCCTTGCTCAGTAA
- a CDS encoding ABC transporter substrate-binding protein, whose amino-acid sequence MNFSRRNLLAAGAILSLPGFASSAFGSETVTVPSQTGDAAVPVDPKRLAVLDISILENLAYFGLSDRVVGSVTPGAVTWVKVPAGAKLIGGMKTIDIPAVKSVNPDLVFISGRVARAIDEFRTAAPTVCLVPNYQTGAWQSFEGNLRSLGRIFRKEKEAEAAVQAAKQRVDVIAKKAAGEKIAILMMVGGRIIVLPDNGRCSLLTNALGFSNVKPPRTGEAPKKAAPKGNPPPKPTAAEIAAMNEKSFAELAELKPSRIFVLNKDLAVGAKEPKLFADAVKGNAVWQGLDAVKAGRVTELTGPAWYLGEGGVESMSRMLGDVEKALGL is encoded by the coding sequence ATGAATTTTTCCCGCCGCAATCTTCTTGCCGCCGGCGCAATCCTTTCGCTCCCGGGCTTTGCCTCCTCCGCTTTTGGCTCGGAAACGGTAACCGTTCCCTCGCAGACGGGAGACGCTGCCGTACCCGTTGATCCCAAGCGGCTTGCAGTGCTCGACATTTCCATTCTTGAAAATCTCGCCTACTTCGGCCTCTCCGACCGCGTGGTCGGTTCCGTGACGCCGGGCGCCGTGACCTGGGTCAAAGTGCCTGCAGGCGCGAAGCTGATCGGCGGCATGAAGACCATCGACATCCCGGCCGTCAAGTCCGTGAATCCGGATCTCGTCTTCATTTCCGGCCGCGTTGCCCGCGCCATCGATGAATTCCGAACGGCGGCTCCCACCGTCTGCCTCGTCCCCAACTACCAGACGGGCGCGTGGCAAAGCTTTGAAGGGAATCTCCGCTCCCTCGGACGCATCTTCAGGAAAGAAAAAGAGGCCGAGGCCGCTGTTCAGGCCGCCAAGCAGCGCGTTGACGTCATCGCGAAGAAAGCTGCCGGCGAAAAAATCGCCATTCTCATGATGGTGGGCGGCAGAATCATCGTTCTGCCGGACAACGGCCGCTGCTCCCTCCTCACGAATGCGCTCGGCTTCTCGAACGTGAAGCCTCCGCGCACGGGCGAGGCTCCGAAGAAGGCTGCACCCAAGGGCAACCCGCCCCCGAAGCCTACCGCTGCCGAAATCGCCGCCATGAATGAAAAGAGCTTTGCTGAACTCGCCGAGCTCAAGCCCTCGCGCATCTTTGTGCTCAATAAAGATCTTGCGGTCGGCGCGAAGGAACCGAAGCTCTTTGCCGACGCCGTCAAGGGAAATGCCGTCTGGCAGGGACTCGATGCCGTGAAGGCCGGGCGCGTTACGGAACTCACCGGGCCCGCCTGGTACCTGGGCGAAGGCGGTGTTGAGAGCATGAGCCGCATGCTGGGCGACGTTGAAAAGGCGCTCGGCCTCTAA